The Triticum aestivum cultivar Chinese Spring chromosome 7B, IWGSC CS RefSeq v2.1, whole genome shotgun sequence genome window below encodes:
- the LOC123156831 gene encoding blue-light photoreceptor PHR2, which translates to MAAAASDSDPAAHPRDDPSLPFASFSLSLSLRTPTAPATLASVPSAVRLPTQISTLAACLHPSAASSSPRRATRINAAAASLLSPLTASSPGLSRSFPSGAPGAAGRRRTLVWFRADLRLHDHEPLHAAVGASSSLLPVFVFDPRDFGKSPSGFDRTGPYRASFLLDSVADLRRSLRARGGDLVVRVGRPEVVIPELARAAGAEAVYAHGEVSRDECRAEEKVSKAIEKEGVEVKYFWGSTLYHLDDLPFRLNDMPSNYGGFREAVKGLEVRKVLDAPEEVKCVPMKNVLEPGDIPTLGELGLSAPPAMAQDSKSAAGSNLIGGEAEALERLKKFAAECCMQPNKAVKDSTQNSIYGANFSCKISPWLATGCLSPRFMYEELKKHAIRAIPSGSTPKDGDGTSDAGTNWLMFELLWRDFFRFVTKKYSSPQKTSEVAPATGCTPAPAFA; encoded by the exons atggccgccgccgcctccgactCCGACCCCGCCGCGCACCCGCGGGACGACCCCAGCCTCCCCttcgcctccttctccctctccctctcgctccgcacgcCCACCGCCCCCGCCACCCTCGCCTCCGTCCCCTCCGCCGTCCGCCTGCCCACCCAAATCTCCACCCTCGCCGCCTGCCTAcacccctccgccgcctcctcctccccgcgccgcgccacccGCATCAACGCCGCCgcggcctccctcctctccccgctCACTGCCTCCTCGCCCGGCCTCTCccgctccttcccctccggcgcccccggcgccgccggccgccgccgcacgCTCGTCTGGTTCCGCGCCGACCTGCGCCTCCACGACCACGAGCCTCTCCACGCCGCCGTCGGCGCGTCGTCCTCCCTCCTCCCCGTCTTTGTCTTCGACCCACGCGACTTCGGCAAGTCCCCCTCGGGCTTCGACCGCACCGGACCCTACCGCGCCAGCTTCCTGTTGGACTCCGTCGCCGACCTGCGCCGGAGTCTCCGCGCACGCGGCGGCGACCTCGTTGTGCGGGTTGGGAGGCCCGAGGTGGTGATCCCCGAGCTCGCGCGTGCAGCCGGAGCAGAGGCCGTCTACGCGCACGGGGAGGTGTCGCGGGACGAGTGCCGCGCGGAGGAGAAGGTCAGCAAGGCCATAGAGAAGGAAGGCGTGGAGGTCAAGTACTTCTGGGGCAGCACGCTGTACCACTTGGACGATCTGCCCTTCAGGCTCAATGACATGCCATCGAACTATGGCGGATTCAGGGAGGCCGTCAAGGGGTTGGAGGTTAGGAAGGTGCTGGACGCGCCAGAAGAGGTCAAGTGTGTGCCTATGAAGAATGTGCTCGAGCCTGGTGACATCCCCACGCTTGGTGAGCTTGGACTCTCTGCACCGCCGGCCATGGCACAG GACTCAAAATCTGCTGCTGGTTCAAACCTCATTGGTGGTGAGGCAGAAGCTCTGGAAAGGCTGAAGAAATTTGCTGCAGAATGTTGTATGCAGCCGAACAAAGCTGTCAAAGATAGTACCCAGAATAGCATATATGGTGCTAATTTCTCCTGCAAAATTTCACCATGGCTTGCTACTGGTTGTCTCTCTCCACGTTTCATGTATGAGGAGTTGAAGAAGCATGCCATTAG AGCAATTCCATCAGGGTCAACACCCAAGGATGGTGATGGAACATCAGATGCTGGGACAAATTGGTTAATGTTTGAATTGCTATGGAGAGATTTCTTCAG GTTCGTCACAAAGAAGTACAGCTCTCCACAGAAGACGTCTGAAGTTGCACCCGCCACTGGTTGCACACCCGCCCCTGCGTTTGCTTGA